Proteins from one Mycobacterium sp. HUMS_12744610 genomic window:
- the ctpC gene encoding manganese-exporting P-type ATPase CtpC, producing MTTAPASPAPPQDTAPAVISDAAGRMRVKVGWVRGDSRRAVAVEEAVAKCAGVRVVHAYPRTGSVVVWYSPRRAERPALLAAIAEAAHVAADLIPVRAPHSAEIRNADVLRMVIGGAALALLGVRRYVFARPPLLGPRGQLVAGGVAIFTGYPFLRGALRSLRSGKAGTDTLVSAATVASLLLGENVVALTVLWLLNIGEYLQDLTLRRTRRAISELLRGTQDTAWIRLTDGPDTGTEVQVAIDTVQVGDEVVVHDHVAIPVDGEVVDGEAIVDQSAITGENLPVSITAGAHVHAGSVVVRGRLVVRAKAVGNETAIGRIIGRVEEAQHDRAPIQTVGENFSRRFVPASFIVSGLTLLVTGDVRRAMTMLLIACPCAVGLSTPTAISAAIGNGARRGILIKGGSHLERAGRVDAVVFDKTGTLTVGRPVVTNIVAMHSDWEPEQVLAYAASSEIHSRHPLAEAVIRSTEERRISIPPHEECEVLVGLGMRTRADGRTLLLGSPSLLRAEKVRVSKKATEWVNRLRRQAETPLLLAVDGTLVGLVSLRDEVRPEAAEVLTKLRAGGVRRIVMLTGDHPDIAEVVAGELGIDEWRAEVMPEDKLETVRALQAEGFVVGMVGDGVNDAPALAAADIGIAMGLAGTDVAVETADVALANDDLHRLLDVRDLGARAVDVIRQNYGMSIAVNAAGLAIGAGGALSPVLAAILHNASSVAVVANSSRLIRYRLD from the coding sequence ATGACCACCGCCCCCGCATCACCCGCTCCCCCGCAGGACACCGCGCCGGCAGTGATCTCGGATGCGGCCGGCCGCATGCGGGTCAAGGTCGGCTGGGTTCGCGGCGACTCCCGGCGCGCGGTCGCGGTCGAGGAGGCCGTCGCCAAGTGCGCCGGCGTGCGCGTCGTGCACGCCTATCCGCGCACCGGCTCCGTCGTCGTCTGGTACTCGCCGCGGCGCGCGGAGCGCCCCGCGCTGCTGGCCGCGATCGCCGAGGCCGCGCACGTGGCCGCCGACCTGATCCCGGTGCGCGCGCCGCATTCGGCGGAGATCCGCAACGCCGACGTGCTGCGGATGGTCATCGGCGGCGCGGCGCTGGCCCTGCTCGGGGTGCGCCGCTACGTGTTCGCCCGGCCGCCGCTGCTGGGCCCGAGGGGCCAGCTGGTGGCCGGCGGGGTGGCGATCTTCACCGGCTACCCGTTCCTGCGCGGCGCGCTGCGCTCGCTGCGGTCCGGGAAGGCGGGCACCGACACGCTGGTCTCGGCGGCGACGGTGGCCAGCCTGCTGCTCGGTGAGAACGTCGTCGCGCTCACCGTGCTGTGGCTGCTCAACATCGGCGAATACCTGCAGGATCTGACCCTGCGCCGAACCCGGCGCGCCATCTCCGAGTTGCTGCGCGGCACCCAGGACACCGCCTGGATCCGGCTGACCGACGGCCCCGACACCGGCACCGAGGTGCAGGTGGCGATCGACACCGTGCAGGTGGGCGACGAGGTGGTGGTCCACGACCACGTGGCGATCCCCGTCGACGGCGAGGTGGTCGACGGCGAGGCGATCGTCGACCAGTCGGCGATCACCGGGGAGAACCTGCCGGTGAGCATCACGGCCGGCGCGCACGTGCACGCGGGATCGGTCGTGGTGCGCGGGCGCCTGGTGGTGCGCGCGAAGGCCGTCGGCAACGAGACCGCGATCGGCCGCATCATCGGCCGCGTCGAGGAGGCGCAGCACGACCGGGCGCCGATCCAGACCGTCGGGGAGAACTTCTCCCGCCGCTTCGTTCCCGCCTCGTTCATCGTCTCCGGCCTGACCCTGCTGGTCACCGGCGACGTCCGGCGCGCGATGACCATGCTGCTGATCGCCTGCCCCTGCGCGGTGGGCCTGTCCACCCCGACCGCGATCAGCGCGGCGATCGGCAACGGCGCGCGCCGCGGCATCCTGATCAAGGGCGGTTCCCACCTCGAGCGGGCCGGCCGCGTCGACGCGGTGGTGTTCGACAAGACCGGGACGCTGACCGTCGGGCGCCCGGTGGTCACCAATATCGTTGCGATGCACTCCGATTGGGAGCCCGAACAGGTGCTGGCGTATGCGGCCAGCTCGGAGATCCACTCCCGGCACCCGCTGGCCGAGGCGGTGATCCGCTCGACCGAGGAGCGCCGCATCAGCATCCCGCCGCACGAGGAGTGCGAGGTGCTGGTGGGGCTGGGCATGCGGACCCGCGCCGACGGCCGCACCCTGCTGCTGGGCAGCCCGTCGCTGCTGCGCGCCGAGAAGGTGCGGGTGTCGAAGAAGGCGACGGAGTGGGTGAACCGGCTGCGCCGCCAGGCCGAGACACCGCTGCTGCTGGCCGTGGACGGCACGCTGGTGGGGCTGGTCAGCCTGCGCGACGAGGTGCGTCCCGAGGCCGCCGAGGTGCTGACGAAGCTGCGGGCCGGCGGTGTGCGCCGCATCGTCATGCTCACCGGCGACCACCCGGACATCGCCGAGGTCGTCGCCGGCGAGCTGGGGATCGACGAATGGCGCGCCGAGGTGATGCCGGAGGACAAGCTCGAGACGGTGCGCGCGCTGCAGGCCGAGGGCTTCGTCGTCGGCATGGTCGGCGACGGCGTCAACGACGCCCCCGCGCTGGCGGCCGCCGACATCGGCATCGCCATGGGCTTGGCCGGCACCGACGTCGCCGTCGAGACCGCCGACGTGGCCCTGGCCAACGACGACCTGCACCGCCTGCTCGACGTGCGGGACCTGGGTGCGCGGGCGGTCGACGTGATCCGCCAGAACTACGGCATGTCCATCGCGGTCAACGCCGCCGGGCTGGCCATCGGCGCGGGCGGCGCGCTGTCGCCGGTGCTGGCCGCGATCCTGCACAACGCGTCGTCGGTGGCGGTGGTGGCCAACAGCTCGCGGCTGATCCGCTACCGGCTGGACTGA
- a CDS encoding AMP-binding protein: MIKRVDLEVRSLLLYARAGGLRAVPPWRIVPVLRAFGRYGLLGAATAITAARDPDGVALIDERGALSFRDLDRRTNALANAWRGRGVGPGTTVAVMAGNHRGLLEAVFAAGKCGAGVVLLNTGFGGEQLAGMVAREGVDLLVHDDEYGGAVAEVYPRLGRLRAWAQTPGPDTLDALIEHGDTRPPPASRGRPRIVISTSGTSGTPKGAVRSEPYSLIPVGGLLGKVPFRGREVTECCAPLCHSLGFSHAMYAMVLGSTLVLRRQFEPLEALADAAAHRASAMIVVPIMLRRILDLGPEALAGRDLTALRIVFVGGSQLGPELATRALAALGPVVYNMYGSTEVAYATIATPADLAAEPACVGGVVPGSVVKIFDGDGREVAPGTPGRIFVGNVLAFEGYTGGGTKETIGGLLSTGDVGHFDRAGRLFIDGREDEMIVSGGENVYPGEVEEALARHPDVLDAAVVGVADEEFGQRLRAYLVARPGVSLSERDVRDYVRDRLARFKVPRDVVFVDALPRNAAGKVLKRELNNSA; this comes from the coding sequence GTGATCAAACGTGTCGATCTGGAAGTCCGCTCGCTGCTGCTGTACGCGCGGGCCGGGGGACTGCGGGCGGTGCCGCCCTGGCGCATCGTGCCGGTGCTGCGCGCGTTCGGCCGCTACGGCCTGCTCGGGGCGGCGACGGCGATCACCGCCGCCCGGGATCCCGACGGTGTCGCGCTGATCGACGAGCGTGGCGCGCTGAGCTTTCGCGACCTGGACCGCCGGACCAACGCGCTGGCCAACGCGTGGCGCGGGCGCGGTGTCGGCCCGGGCACCACCGTGGCCGTCATGGCCGGCAACCACCGGGGGCTTCTGGAGGCGGTGTTCGCGGCCGGTAAGTGCGGCGCGGGCGTGGTGCTGCTCAACACCGGCTTCGGCGGCGAGCAGCTCGCCGGCATGGTGGCCCGCGAGGGGGTCGACCTGCTCGTCCACGACGACGAGTACGGCGGCGCGGTCGCCGAGGTATATCCCCGGCTGGGACGTTTGCGGGCCTGGGCGCAAACGCCCGGCCCCGACACCCTCGACGCGCTGATCGAGCACGGTGACACCCGCCCACCGCCGGCCTCCCGCGGCCGGCCCAGGATCGTCATCTCCACCAGCGGCACGAGCGGGACGCCCAAGGGTGCGGTCCGTTCGGAGCCCTACTCGCTCATCCCGGTCGGCGGCCTGCTGGGCAAGGTCCCGTTTCGGGGCCGCGAGGTCACCGAATGCTGCGCGCCGCTGTGCCATTCGCTGGGCTTCAGTCACGCGATGTATGCGATGGTGCTGGGCTCGACGCTGGTGTTGCGCCGCCAGTTCGAGCCGCTCGAGGCCCTGGCGGACGCGGCCGCGCATCGGGCCAGCGCCATGATCGTCGTGCCGATCATGTTGCGGCGCATCCTCGACCTGGGCCCCGAGGCGCTCGCCGGCCGCGACCTGACGGCCCTGCGCATCGTGTTCGTCGGCGGATCGCAGCTCGGGCCCGAGCTGGCCACCCGCGCGCTCGCCGCGCTGGGCCCCGTCGTCTACAACATGTACGGCTCCACCGAGGTCGCCTACGCCACCATCGCCACGCCCGCCGACCTGGCCGCCGAGCCCGCCTGCGTCGGCGGCGTGGTGCCCGGGTCGGTCGTCAAGATCTTCGACGGCGACGGGCGCGAGGTCGCCCCCGGGACTCCGGGGCGCATCTTCGTCGGCAACGTGCTGGCGTTCGAGGGGTACACCGGCGGCGGCACCAAGGAGACCATCGGGGGCCTGCTGTCCACCGGCGACGTCGGCCACTTCGACCGGGCCGGGCGGCTGTTCATCGACGGGCGCGAGGACGAGATGATCGTCTCCGGCGGCGAGAACGTGTACCCGGGCGAGGTCGAGGAGGCGCTCGCCCGCCATCCCGACGTGCTCGACGCCGCGGTCGTCGGCGTCGCCGACGAGGAGTTCGGGCAGCGGCTGCGCGCCTACCTGGTCGCGCGGCCGGGCGTGTCGCTGAGCGAGCGCGACGTCCGGGACTACGTGCGTGACCGGTTGGCCCGCTTCAAGGTTCCCCGCGACGTGGTGTTCGTCGACGCGCTGCCGCGCAACGCGGCCGGCAAGGTGCTCAAACGGGAGCTGAACAATTCGGCGTAA
- a CDS encoding cation transporter codes for MTSSASVSRTCPRATERDAAWQAGARWARRLAWVSLTVLLVEGAIGLWQGLAVGSIALTGWALGGGGEALASATVVWRFSGSRTLSETAESRAQRGVAVSFWLTAPYIAAESVRDLIDGHHAETSVIGIVLTVIALVLMPALGWANHRLGVRLDSEATEGEGIQNYLCAVQAAGVLVGLAVTAAWPSGGWWIDPAVGLVVAGIAVWQGVRAWRGHDCC; via the coding sequence ATGACCTCGTCGGCTTCGGTCTCCCGCACCTGCCCGCGCGCAACGGAGCGCGACGCCGCCTGGCAGGCCGGTGCCCGATGGGCGCGGCGGCTGGCCTGGGTCAGCCTCACCGTGCTGCTCGTCGAGGGCGCCATCGGACTGTGGCAGGGCCTGGCGGTCGGGTCCATCGCGTTGACCGGGTGGGCGCTGGGCGGCGGCGGCGAGGCGCTGGCCAGCGCGACGGTGGTGTGGCGCTTCAGCGGATCCCGCACCCTGTCCGAGACCGCCGAGTCGCGCGCCCAGCGCGGCGTGGCGGTGTCGTTCTGGCTGACCGCCCCCTACATCGCCGCCGAATCCGTGCGCGACCTCATCGACGGGCACCACGCCGAGACCTCGGTGATCGGCATCGTGCTGACGGTGATCGCGCTGGTGTTGATGCCGGCCCTGGGCTGGGCCAACCACCGGCTGGGCGTCCGGCTGGACTCGGAGGCCACCGAGGGCGAAGGCATCCAGAACTACCTGTGCGCCGTGCAGGCCGCCGGCGTGCTGGTCGGCCTGGCCGTCACCGCGGCCTGGCCGAGCGGCGGCTGGTGGATCGACCCCGCGGTCGGGCTGGTGGTCGCCGGCATCGCGGTGTGGCAGGGCGTGCGCGCCTGGCGCGGCCACGACTGCTGCTGA